A region of Moorena producens PAL-8-15-08-1 DNA encodes the following proteins:
- a CDS encoding ATP-binding protein, whose amino-acid sequence MEAKMMQNPFTYGQPVSPERFVGRRSEIMAAFDQIYSRSNLALWGGPAMGKTSFLEFLASPQVWQHYEQDPSQAVMVLLSCESIQPFTAAGFWQEVFSLLQEELDGEPDLQEQIQTLLDQGRATTRDMRQVLRKLGKRHKFLLLLVDDYDWALRENQHYNHAEMETFLTECRSIAYHSRERRYLSMIVASLRPLNELGPALNPNSSPWYNHYLFQSLKPFTDSEIDHLMAGMPMTPTLRGLIREIAGGHPALLQIAGSLLYRELKTGNVPDAQAFARDFEGITRPIFETIWKRCSQVEQALLMLMALFKLDGRLHRNKHFDLKGIEVIFSQHQRELTNLVERGVITKQNQQGIMISHQDLLFTSSIMERWVIQELWQTNHQLLKDRQKVFLNLLSHSQADQVTEAIKWISQHQDKVKTAVEWVSKVLAAFS is encoded by the coding sequence ATGGAAGCCAAGATGATGCAAAATCCTTTTACCTACGGTCAGCCAGTTTCCCCAGAGCGTTTTGTGGGACGACGATCAGAAATTATGGCGGCCTTTGATCAAATCTATAGCCGCAGTAACTTAGCCCTTTGGGGTGGGCCAGCCATGGGCAAGACCTCTTTCCTGGAATTCTTGGCTTCCCCCCAAGTTTGGCAACACTATGAACAAGACCCATCCCAGGCTGTAATGGTACTCCTGAGTTGCGAGAGTATCCAACCCTTTACAGCTGCCGGGTTTTGGCAAGAAGTCTTTAGTCTGCTCCAAGAGGAATTAGACGGTGAGCCAGACCTCCAGGAACAGATCCAGACATTGCTGGACCAGGGACGAGCAACCACCAGAGACATGCGCCAAGTATTGCGGAAACTTGGCAAACGCCACAAATTCTTGCTGTTGCTAGTAGATGACTATGATTGGGCACTGCGGGAAAACCAGCACTATAACCATGCTGAGATGGAAACCTTTCTTACGGAGTGTCGCAGTATTGCCTATCACTCTCGGGAAAGACGATATTTATCAATGATTGTGGCCTCACTCCGCCCTCTCAATGAACTTGGTCCTGCTCTCAATCCCAATAGTTCTCCCTGGTACAACCATTATCTGTTCCAATCCCTGAAGCCATTTACTGACTCTGAGATTGATCACTTAATGGCTGGTATGCCAATGACCCCAACCTTACGGGGGCTGATCCGAGAGATTGCTGGTGGACATCCCGCTCTGCTCCAGATTGCTGGTTCTTTGCTTTATCGAGAGCTAAAAACTGGCAACGTCCCTGATGCCCAAGCCTTTGCTCGGGACTTTGAAGGTATTACCAGACCAATTTTTGAAACAATTTGGAAACGGTGTAGCCAAGTTGAGCAAGCTCTATTGATGTTGATGGCCTTGTTCAAATTAGACGGTCGTCTCCATCGTAACAAGCACTTTGACTTGAAGGGCATTGAGGTCATCTTTAGCCAACACCAGCGAGAGTTAACTAACCTTGTAGAACGAGGGGTGATTACTAAGCAAAACCAACAAGGAATTATGATCAGCCATCAAGACTTATTATTTACCTCATCGATTATGGAGCGGTGGGTGATTCAGGAACTTTGGCAGACTAATCATCAATTACTAAAAGATAGGCAAAAAGTCTTTCTCAATCTACTCAGCCATAGTCAAGCTGATCAAGTCACTGAAGCAATTAAGTGGATATCGCAACATCAAGACAAAGTCAAGACTGCTGTGGAATGGGTGAGTAAGGTGTTAGCTGCATTTTCCTGA
- a CDS encoding ABC transporter substrate-binding protein: MISGNSLVVLWHRFLGIFLAVSFAIALPGCSISQFETKAADVPRIVQSILSDINTFNYALNQSATSIFGLTFQGLIDTDGITGEIIPGLAESWQISDDKLKILFTLREGLKWSDGQPLTTDDVVFTYNDIYLNPEIPTDSRDILRVGKSRALPKVKKIDQRRVEFSVPEPFAPFLRNTALPILPAHVLQESVKTKDSQGNPKFLTMWGVDTDPEDIIVNGPYKLKLYRTSQRVVYDRNPYYWKKDEQGKQQPYIERAIWEIVESTDSSFIQFRSGGLDALGVSPEYYSLLKQEEKKGNFTIHIGGPTLSSSFISFNLNTGSRDGQPLVDPIKSLWFNTLEFRQAVAYGIDRQTMLNNLYRGLGAPQYSNLPVQSPYYLSPEKGLPVYDYNPEKAKKLLLKAGFNYNDEGELLDSQGNRVRFTLMTNAGNKLREAMGAQIKQDLSKIGIQVDFTPIAFNTLVDKLSNSLDWECHLLGFSGGGFEPNNSSNIWSVDGGLHSFNQKPFPGQSPIQGRKVADWEQKISDLYIQGAQELDENNRKKIYQEAQRINLEHLPYIYLINPLSMTAVRNSIEGIEYSALGGAFWNIDELKISE, encoded by the coding sequence ATGATCTCTGGTAATTCTCTTGTAGTTCTCTGGCATCGTTTTCTAGGCATTTTCCTGGCTGTGAGTTTTGCGATCGCACTGCCTGGCTGTAGCATCAGCCAATTTGAAACCAAGGCAGCTGACGTTCCCCGCATAGTCCAGAGTATTCTCAGTGACATCAATACCTTTAACTATGCCCTCAACCAAAGTGCTACCAGTATTTTTGGTCTTACCTTTCAGGGTTTAATAGACACTGATGGGATAACCGGGGAAATAATCCCGGGTTTAGCGGAATCCTGGCAGATTTCCGACGATAAACTTAAAATCCTATTTACCTTGAGGGAGGGGCTAAAGTGGTCAGATGGTCAGCCCCTAACCACTGATGATGTCGTCTTTACCTACAATGACATCTACCTCAACCCAGAAATTCCCACTGATTCTAGAGATATCCTCCGGGTTGGCAAGAGTCGAGCCTTACCAAAGGTCAAGAAGATAGACCAACGTCGGGTGGAATTTTCTGTCCCCGAACCCTTTGCGCCCTTTCTCCGCAATACTGCCTTACCGATCTTACCGGCTCATGTGCTGCAAGAATCGGTGAAAACCAAAGATTCACAAGGGAATCCTAAGTTTTTGACCATGTGGGGGGTAGATACGGATCCAGAAGATATTATTGTCAACGGTCCTTACAAACTCAAACTCTACCGCACCAGTCAGCGGGTGGTTTACGACCGTAATCCCTACTACTGGAAAAAAGATGAACAGGGAAAGCAGCAACCTTATATTGAGCGGGCGATCTGGGAAATTGTAGAATCAACCGATTCATCCTTTATTCAGTTTCGCTCCGGCGGATTAGATGCTCTGGGTGTATCCCCTGAATACTATTCCCTGCTGAAGCAAGAGGAAAAAAAGGGTAACTTTACCATCCACATCGGTGGTCCTACCCTCAGTTCCAGTTTTATCTCCTTCAATCTCAACACCGGTAGCCGGGATGGACAGCCTTTAGTAGATCCGATTAAGTCCCTTTGGTTTAATACTCTCGAATTTAGACAAGCCGTTGCCTATGGCATAGACCGGCAAACCATGCTGAATAATTTGTATCGGGGGTTAGGTGCGCCGCAATATTCTAATTTACCCGTGCAAAGCCCCTATTATCTCTCACCAGAAAAAGGGTTACCCGTGTATGACTATAATCCCGAAAAAGCCAAAAAATTACTATTAAAGGCGGGCTTTAACTACAATGACGAAGGCGAGCTCCTCGATAGCCAAGGAAATCGAGTCCGTTTCACCTTAATGACTAATGCTGGGAATAAGCTGCGAGAAGCCATGGGAGCACAGATTAAGCAAGACCTCAGTAAAATTGGCATTCAAGTGGATTTTACTCCCATTGCCTTCAATACCCTGGTAGACAAACTCAGCAATAGCTTAGATTGGGAATGCCATCTCCTTGGTTTTAGTGGCGGTGGCTTTGAACCCAATAATAGTTCTAATATCTGGTCTGTGGATGGGGGATTGCACAGCTTTAATCAAAAACCCTTCCCTGGTCAATCCCCCATTCAAGGTCGTAAAGTAGCGGATTGGGAGCAAAAAATAAGTGACCTTTATATCCAAGGCGCTCAAGAATTAGATGAAAACAATCGCAAAAAGATTTATCAAGAAGCCCAACGGATTAATTTAGAACACTTGCCTTATATTTATCTGATTAATCCTCTCTCCATGACCGCAGTTCGTAATTCCATAGAAGGCATTGAATATTCAGCTCTAGGAGGCGCATTCTGGAATATTGATGAACTGAAAATTTCAGAATGA
- a CDS encoding ABC transporter substrate-binding protein — protein sequence MNSAVPRNPYIIGRPIDENDPELFWGRQSLFRFIEDNLSTKTKVIILYGQRRIGKSSLLRNIPTSVNLDSFAFVPFDLESYSHKYLGDILEELAIEILDSLELDSHEIPLPSSTALSTEPSLFSNQFLPQVYQTLGNQNLALLLDELETLNTPNNNLISQHLFTYLKSLVAQQDNLYLILCVGQESKDLLDLLGIFKGAPRQEIGLLDQKTSQELITKPAAGLLTYETAAIQAIYNLSAGHPYFTQVLCFAIFSRARELQQWQITPEDVENSVDQALENASAGLAWIRAGLSIPERVVFSAVAEAGNPVKNSYKNSSEEPLQPLTASPLNPPILGDFNSRTPQSWGARGAGDFNSKTPQSWGARGAKLAVSLLKHYGVIQTKSLREAPNQLAVRGLLDKNKRKITIEFIRRWLIKRYPLRQEILELEKLDQDEINPIYQQATTEYQQGKIPKALGLYEQVVELNPNHFSAIFALAEGYLELGEFEKAVTYYQRAYKVDPIRNQDGLVRSLINYGNDLIDQQEYTTAREPFQQVLEIAPDNLSAQEKLLDIENYLNSLEKEDRLRSNLDNLIPRNCLLSLLTIAAGVAIISLVGVVLYKVSTPCATGAQKVFGIRCITITISWGEHSLFPRIDNKKNIDPGAKAFQNQNYGAAVKVFEQAWQANPNDPELLIYYNNARARQQGFKPFTIAVVVPIDQSQSGAKQILRGVAQAQHQFNDSGGLNGRFLEIAIANDGNDPAKAKEIAQALVQDNSILGVIGHHSSDASKAALPIYDQAGLAIISSTSTSSNLTSLDVKRNVFFRTVPLNRALAIKLAQHVNSQPGLDQVVIFYDSESPYSKSLKQDFQTDFEQLGGEVVREIELNNPNLNITDTLINLSQDQVKAAMLFPSVKYIDTALDIAKANANLNPNNRDQQRLRLFGGDGLYSSKILQQGGQAVAGLTIVVPWFRESPQAENFSTKARELWQGEVSWATATSFDATQAFIQALVEDADRKLVLNSLRNIELSPNDTSGLPLQFTSQGERQSKPVLVQVVDGQFKLK from the coding sequence ATGAATTCAGCAGTTCCTAGAAATCCCTATATCATTGGTCGTCCCATTGATGAAAATGACCCGGAATTATTTTGGGGAAGGCAAAGCTTATTCCGGTTTATCGAGGATAACCTTAGCACTAAAACTAAGGTAATTATACTGTACGGTCAACGGCGGATTGGCAAGTCTTCCCTACTCCGTAATATTCCTACATCTGTAAACTTAGATAGCTTTGCCTTTGTTCCCTTTGATCTGGAATCCTACAGTCACAAATATCTCGGTGATATCTTAGAAGAACTGGCCATAGAAATCCTGGATAGCTTGGAACTAGACTCCCATGAAATACCCTTGCCTTCTAGTACCGCCCTATCCACCGAACCATCGCTGTTTTCTAACCAGTTTTTGCCTCAAGTCTATCAAACCTTGGGTAACCAAAACTTAGCCTTATTGCTGGATGAATTGGAGACCTTAAATACCCCAAATAATAACCTAATCTCTCAGCATTTATTTACTTACTTAAAATCCCTAGTTGCTCAACAGGATAATCTATACCTGATTCTCTGTGTGGGACAGGAATCCAAAGATTTACTGGATTTACTCGGGATATTCAAGGGTGCCCCAAGGCAAGAAATTGGCTTACTTGATCAAAAAACTAGTCAGGAACTGATTACCAAACCAGCCGCAGGGCTACTCACCTACGAAACTGCTGCCATCCAAGCGATTTACAACCTATCAGCAGGGCATCCCTATTTTACCCAAGTCCTATGCTTTGCTATTTTTAGTAGAGCTAGGGAGCTACAGCAGTGGCAGATTACTCCAGAAGATGTGGAAAACAGTGTAGACCAAGCCCTAGAAAATGCTAGTGCTGGCTTGGCATGGATTAGAGCCGGATTATCGATTCCAGAACGAGTAGTATTTTCTGCTGTTGCCGAGGCAGGTAATCCCGTTAAAAATAGTTATAAAAATAGTTCAGAAGAGCCATTACAGCCGTTAACTGCAAGCCCCCTAAATCCCCCAATTCTGGGGGACTTTAACTCAAGAACCCCCCAAAGTTGGGGGGCTAGGGGGGCGGGGGACTTTAACTCAAAAACCCCCCAAAGTTGGGGGGCTAGGGGGGCGAAACTTGCTGTAAGTCTGCTCAAACACTACGGCGTTATTCAAACAAAGTCCCTAAGGGAAGCACCAAACCAACTAGCAGTAAGAGGTTTATTAGATAAAAATAAACGTAAAATAACCATTGAATTTATCCGGCGCTGGTTAATTAAACGTTATCCACTGCGGCAAGAAATCCTAGAACTGGAAAAACTAGACCAAGACGAAATTAATCCTATCTATCAACAAGCAACTACCGAGTATCAACAGGGTAAAATTCCCAAAGCCCTAGGACTATATGAACAGGTTGTGGAACTAAACCCTAATCATTTTAGTGCTATCTTTGCCCTAGCTGAAGGCTATCTAGAGTTGGGAGAGTTTGAGAAAGCAGTTACCTATTACCAAAGAGCCTATAAAGTTGACCCAATCCGTAACCAAGATGGGTTGGTGCGATCGCTGATCAACTATGGGAATGATTTAATCGACCAACAAGAATACACAACAGCAAGAGAGCCGTTTCAGCAAGTATTGGAAATTGCTCCAGATAATCTATCGGCACAAGAGAAACTACTGGACATTGAAAATTATTTAAATTCTTTAGAGAAGGAGGATAGACTCAGGAGTAATCTTGATAACCTTATTCCAAGGAATTGTTTACTCAGCTTACTCACAATAGCAGCAGGAGTAGCAATCATTTCCTTGGTTGGTGTCGTATTGTATAAGGTATCAACGCCCTGTGCAACCGGTGCCCAGAAAGTCTTCGGGATTAGATGCATTACTATTACTATTAGTTGGGGTGAGCACAGCTTATTTCCTAGAATTGACAACAAGAAAAACATTGACCCTGGTGCTAAAGCATTCCAAAACCAAAACTATGGCGCAGCGGTTAAGGTTTTTGAGCAAGCTTGGCAGGCTAATCCCAATGATCCAGAATTGCTGATTTACTACAACAATGCCCGAGCCCGTCAACAGGGGTTTAAGCCATTTACTATCGCTGTGGTAGTGCCCATTGACCAGTCACAATCCGGGGCAAAACAAATATTGCGGGGAGTAGCCCAGGCTCAACATCAGTTCAATGATTCAGGGGGATTAAATGGTCGATTCCTGGAAATTGCGATCGCTAATGATGGCAACGATCCAGCCAAAGCCAAAGAAATAGCTCAGGCTTTGGTTCAGGACAACTCTATCCTGGGGGTAATTGGACATCACTCTAGTGATGCCAGTAAGGCCGCACTCCCCATATACGACCAAGCTGGCTTAGCCATAATTTCCTCCACCAGCACCAGTAGTAATTTAACCAGTCTTGATGTCAAAAGAAATGTGTTCTTTAGGACAGTTCCTTTAAATCGAGCACTTGCAATAAAACTGGCTCAACATGTCAACAGTCAACCTGGCTTAGACCAGGTGGTAATTTTTTATGATTCTGAGAGTCCCTATAGCAAGAGTCTCAAACAAGATTTTCAAACAGACTTTGAACAACTAGGGGGTGAGGTGGTTCGGGAGATTGAATTAAACAATCCCAACCTGAATATAACTGACACACTCATAAATCTCTCTCAAGATCAAGTCAAGGCCGCCATGTTATTCCCCAGCGTGAAATACATTGATACAGCTCTCGATATTGCTAAAGCCAACGCTAACCTGAACCCTAACAACCGAGATCAGCAACGGCTGAGGTTGTTCGGTGGGGATGGTTTATATAGTAGTAAAATCTTGCAACAGGGTGGGCAAGCGGTGGCAGGGTTGACTATCGTAGTTCCCTGGTTTAGAGAATCACCACAAGCAGAAAACTTTTCTACAAAAGCTAGGGAACTATGGCAAGGAGAGGTTAGCTGGGCTACTGCCACTAGCTTCGATGCTACTCAAGCCTTTATTCAGGCTTTGGTCGAGGACGCCGACCGAAAGCTAGTTCTCAACAGCCTCCGCAATATTGAGCTTTCACCTAATGATACCTCAGGGTTACCGTTGCAGTTTACTTCCCAAGGGGAGCGTCAGAGTAAACCTGTGCTGGTGCAAGTGGTTGACGGTCAATTTAAATTGAAATGA
- a CDS encoding bifunctional riboflavin kinase/FAD synthetase — MWITSSLTTALTPTAVALGNFDGVHLGHQQVIAPILPKPVTAQAQALASSNLEQFSNPETSGSNLDLIYPTVATFNPHPREFFSGQAWKLLTPPTEKAQQLSVLGVQQLALLPFNRELASLSPQEFVEKILVEQLQAKQVSVGEDFCFGHKRAGTATDLDAIASAYGITVHIVSLYKRQEQRISSSIIRQSLAQGDIDKANRFLGRPYTLIGIVEKGQQLGRTIGFPTANLHLPPDKFLPKLGVYCVEVSHTSEPSNLDTNLSSHPGVMNIGMRPTVKGTSLTVEVHLFDWSGDLYGQTLTVSLQKFIRPEQKFSSLDQLKAQIQRDCEAARDFFG; from the coding sequence GTGTGGATTACATCATCTCTAACTACCGCGTTAACACCAACCGCTGTTGCCCTCGGAAACTTTGACGGCGTCCATTTGGGGCATCAGCAAGTTATTGCTCCCATTTTGCCAAAGCCAGTTACGGCTCAAGCTCAAGCCCTGGCATCATCCAATCTTGAGCAATTTAGTAACCCTGAAACCAGTGGCTCAAATCTAGACCTAATCTATCCCACCGTAGCCACCTTCAATCCCCACCCCCGAGAATTCTTTTCCGGTCAAGCCTGGAAGCTGCTGACACCACCAACAGAAAAAGCCCAACAGTTAAGTGTGTTGGGTGTGCAACAGTTAGCCCTATTACCCTTCAACCGGGAGCTAGCTTCCCTCAGTCCCCAGGAATTCGTGGAAAAGATTTTAGTGGAGCAACTCCAGGCAAAGCAAGTCAGTGTGGGAGAGGATTTTTGCTTTGGCCATAAGCGAGCTGGCACCGCAACGGATTTGGATGCGATCGCTTCCGCCTACGGTATTACCGTCCATATCGTATCCCTGTACAAACGTCAGGAGCAACGGATCAGTAGTTCCATCATTCGCCAATCCTTAGCCCAAGGGGATATCGACAAAGCCAACCGATTCCTAGGACGGCCATACACCCTGATCGGAATAGTAGAGAAAGGTCAACAACTCGGTAGAACCATAGGATTTCCCACCGCTAACCTCCACTTACCCCCAGACAAATTTTTACCCAAGCTAGGGGTTTACTGCGTCGAAGTCTCCCATACCTCTGAACCCTCTAACCTAGACACCAATTTATCTTCCCATCCTGGTGTCATGAATATTGGTATGCGCCCCACCGTCAAAGGCACCAGTTTAACCGTCGAAGTTCATCTATTCGATTGGTCCGGAGACTTATATGGCCAAACCCTAACCGTAAGCCTCCAGAAATTTATCCGCCCCGAACAAAAATTCTCCTCCCTAGACCAGCTCAAAGCCCAAATTCAGAGAGACTGTGAAGCTGCTAGGGATTTTTTTGGTTAA
- a CDS encoding ABC transporter substrate-binding protein, protein MVNNYYNHPNPYEIGKIIDDPDNFFGRYSLFRFIEDNLSQRVKVILLHGQRRIGKSSVLAQIPKKVKVTRDKFLFVNFDLQGYIHKPLSRILHDLAQEIIDHCELEPDDITLPSEQELDTDNAILSNQYWLQLFQVLKGKNLVLLLDEFDAIPEHYPPSAPLNFFTYLAKLIKQHDQLFVIAVVGRNLDDMPNLVQVFKSSPSQEIGFLNDTSTKRLINKTAQGVLTYEENATTEIYHLSAGHPYFTQVLGFTLFSKARENDNWTISAPDVELIVNQAIENAQGGLAWLWDGLPNPERVVFSAVAEAQQRAISQRQTVPEHPLSFLKRYGVIQTKSLYKAAKRLKDYRFVDDTECRVKVPLVRHWLIRYHPLQQEILPLETLDQDQTDPIYQLATTRYQQGEIRAALMLYKEVLQLNPNHFSALLALAEGYFQVNDYRKAVELYTRAYKVKPVPSQEGLLRSLLKYGDQLIEQKEFTTAQKCFQKMLDIDPDDQLAQQRLDQIEALSNRPITPVDNNPNPTRLGIGKLAAALAIISFVGVGFYYKVSTPCPTGAQKVFGIRCLATPISRGEHSLFPKTVNNQKINQKIDRATEAFRNKNYAQAAQDFYEAWQANQNDPELLIYYNNARARQQGFNPFTIAAVVPIDQSEYTAKETLRGVAQAQHQFNNSGGLNGQFLEIAIANDGNKPAKAKKIAQALVNDKFILGVIGHDSSDSSNAALPVYDQAGLAMISSTSTSNYLTNVDVQNNVFFRTTPSNLVSAIKLADYVKTEANLDKVVIFYDANSVYSKDLKEKFQTHFEQLGGKGVREIALNNPNLNITQEVKNSLSQDQVNAAILFPRVESVHTAIKIAKANANLNPNPNNGSQTGLRLFGASTLYENNTLEEGGEGVEGLTIVVPWFREAQDAQDFSQAAKELWQGDVSWATATSFDATQAFIHALFQDADRKLVLDRLRNINLVPTDTSGLGLQFTDQGERESEPVLVEVVNGKFKLVSE, encoded by the coding sequence ATGGTTAATAATTATTATAATCATCCTAATCCTTATGAAATCGGGAAGATAATTGATGATCCAGACAATTTTTTCGGACGGTATAGTCTGTTTCGGTTTATCGAAGACAACCTGAGCCAGAGGGTAAAGGTAATATTACTTCATGGTCAACGACGGATTGGCAAGTCATCGGTCTTGGCACAAATTCCCAAAAAAGTTAAAGTTACTAGGGATAAGTTTTTATTTGTTAACTTTGATTTGCAAGGCTACATTCACAAACCCTTGAGTCGTATTCTCCATGACTTGGCTCAAGAGATTATTGATCACTGTGAACTAGAGCCAGATGATATTACTCTCCCCTCAGAACAAGAGTTAGACACTGATAACGCTATCTTATCTAATCAATATTGGCTCCAACTTTTTCAGGTATTAAAAGGTAAAAATCTGGTTTTATTGCTGGATGAATTTGATGCTATACCTGAACACTATCCCCCATCAGCACCATTGAATTTTTTTACCTATTTAGCTAAGCTAATTAAACAGCACGATCAATTATTTGTGATTGCGGTAGTAGGACGGAATCTGGATGATATGCCCAATCTAGTCCAGGTGTTTAAGAGTTCACCCTCCCAAGAAATTGGTTTTCTGAATGACACCAGTACTAAACGGCTAATTAATAAAACAGCTCAGGGTGTCTTGACCTATGAAGAGAATGCCACCACAGAAATTTACCATCTATCTGCTGGGCATCCCTATTTTACCCAAGTCCTAGGCTTTACTCTGTTCTCGAAGGCGAGGGAGAACGACAACTGGACGATTTCTGCCCCAGATGTGGAGCTGATAGTCAACCAGGCTATTGAGAACGCTCAAGGGGGGTTGGCATGGTTGTGGGATGGCTTACCGAACCCAGAGCGAGTGGTATTTTCAGCAGTGGCAGAGGCTCAACAAAGAGCTATCTCCCAACGCCAGACGGTGCCAGAACACCCATTATCCTTCCTAAAGCGCTATGGTGTAATCCAGACCAAGTCCCTGTATAAAGCAGCCAAACGACTTAAAGACTACCGTTTCGTCGATGACACAGAATGTAGAGTAAAGGTGCCATTAGTCCGCCACTGGTTGATTCGCTATCACCCACTACAGCAAGAGATACTACCACTGGAGACTCTAGACCAAGACCAAACTGATCCGATCTATCAACTAGCCACTACACGGTATCAACAGGGGGAAATTAGGGCCGCACTAATGCTCTATAAAGAGGTATTGCAACTTAATCCCAATCATTTCAGCGCTCTGTTGGCTTTAGCTGAGGGCTATTTTCAGGTCAACGATTACAGGAAAGCCGTAGAACTCTATACAAGAGCCTATAAAGTTAAGCCAGTACCAAGCCAAGAAGGGTTGTTGCGATCGCTACTAAAGTATGGAGATCAGTTGATCGAGCAAAAAGAATTCACAACAGCCCAGAAGTGTTTTCAGAAAATGTTGGACATTGACCCTGACGATCAATTAGCACAGCAGAGACTAGACCAGATTGAAGCTCTTAGTAATCGACCTATCACTCCAGTTGATAATAATCCAAATCCTACTAGGTTAGGCATTGGCAAACTAGCAGCAGCTCTAGCCATAATTTCTTTCGTTGGTGTGGGTTTCTATTATAAGGTATCAACTCCCTGTCCAACCGGTGCCCAGAAAGTCTTCGGGATTAGATGTCTCGCTACTCCTATTAGTCGGGGTGAGCACAGCTTATTTCCTAAAACTGTCAACAACCAAAAAATTAACCAAAAAATTGACCGTGCTACTGAAGCATTCCGAAACAAAAACTATGCCCAAGCGGCTCAGGATTTTTACGAAGCTTGGCAGGCTAATCAAAATGATCCAGAATTGCTGATTTACTACAACAATGCCCGCGCTCGTCAACAGGGGTTTAATCCATTCACTATCGCTGCGGTGGTGCCCATAGACCAGTCAGAATACACGGCAAAAGAAACATTGCGAGGGGTAGCCCAGGCTCAACATCAGTTCAATAATTCAGGGGGATTAAATGGTCAATTCCTGGAAATTGCGATCGCTAACGATGGCAACAAACCAGCCAAAGCTAAAAAAATAGCTCAGGCTTTGGTTAATGACAAATTTATCCTGGGGGTAATTGGACATGACTCTAGTGATTCCAGTAACGCTGCACTGCCCGTATATGACCAAGCTGGCTTAGCGATGATTTCCTCCACCAGCACCAGTAATTATTTAACCAATGTTGATGTCCAGAACAACGTGTTCTTTAGGACAACTCCTTCTAATCTAGTATCTGCAATAAAACTGGCTGACTATGTCAAAACTGAAGCTAACTTAGACAAGGTGGTAATTTTCTATGATGCTAACAGTGTCTATAGTAAGGATCTAAAAGAAAAGTTTCAAACACACTTTGAACAACTAGGGGGTAAGGGAGTTCGGGAGATTGCCTTAAACAATCCCAACCTGAATATAACTCAAGAAGTTAAAAACAGTCTCTCTCAAGATCAAGTCAATGCGGCTATATTATTCCCGAGGGTGGAATCGGTTCATACAGCTATTAAGATTGCTAAAGCCAACGCTAACCTAAACCCTAACCCTAACAACGGAAGTCAGACAGGGCTTAGGTTGTTCGGTGCGTCTACTTTATATGAAAATAACACTTTGGAAGAGGGTGGGGAAGGAGTTGAAGGGTTGACTATAGTAGTTCCCTGGTTTAGGGAAGCACAAGATGCCCAAGACTTTTCTCAAGCAGCTAAGGAACTATGGCAAGGCGATGTTAGCTGGGCTACTGCTACGAGTTTTGATGCTACTCAAGCCTTTATTCACGCTTTGTTCCAGGACGCCGACCGAAAGCTAGTTCTCGACAGACTGCGCAATATTAATCTTGTACCGACTGATACCTCCGGGTTGGGTTTGCAGTTTACTGACCAAGGGGAGCGTGAGAGTGAACCTGTCCTGGTGGAAGTGGTTAACGGTAAATTTAAATTAGTGTCAGAGTAA